In one window of Rhodanobacter sp. FDAARGOS 1247 DNA:
- a CDS encoding DUF1993 family protein, whose product MTLSMYQASVPVFTRALTNLTHVLKKGAEHAKSKNVSDEVLLQTRLIPDMLPLIKQIQIACDMAARGAARLAGVEPQSFEDNETTLEQAYGRIERAIEYIKSFTPEQIDGSENRTVVMKMRTGEMTFAGQAYLFGFTIPNLFFHCTTAYNILREAGTDIGKTDFIGQA is encoded by the coding sequence ATGACGCTGTCCATGTACCAAGCCTCCGTCCCCGTTTTCACCCGCGCGCTGACCAACCTCACGCATGTGCTGAAGAAAGGTGCCGAACACGCGAAATCGAAGAACGTCAGCGACGAGGTGCTGCTGCAGACGCGACTGATCCCCGACATGCTGCCGCTGATCAAGCAGATCCAGATCGCCTGCGACATGGCCGCCCGTGGCGCCGCCCGTCTGGCCGGCGTCGAACCCCAATCGTTCGAGGACAACGAGACCACGCTGGAACAGGCGTACGGCCGCATCGAACGCGCGATCGAATACATCAAGAGCTTCACGCCGGAACAGATCGACGGCAGCGAGAACCGCACCGTCGTGATGAAGATGCGCACCGGCGAGATGACCTTCGCGGGCCAGGCCTACCTGTTCGGCTTCACCATCCCCAACCTGTTCTTCCACTGCACCACCGCGTACAACATCCTGCGCGAGGCCGGCACCGACATCGGCAAAACCGACTTCATCGGCCAGGCCTGA
- a CDS encoding TCR/Tet family MFS transporter, with protein sequence MPVAPRHRAALAFIYVTVLLDMLAFGIIIPVLPHLIEQLAGGGIARAAWWVGIFSTVFAIVQFVFSPVQGALSDRFGRRPVILISNLGLAVDFVVLALAPTLWMLFAARILLGMTAASFSTANAYIADIVPKEKRAAAFGILGSAFGLGFIIGPGLGGFLGSIALRLPFWVAAGLALCNFLYGCFVLPESLPKERRTARLELHSAHPFGSLKLLRRQPQVLGLAVVLFMVYLAHYVLQTVFVLYADYRYHWGPQAVGYVLMLVGGCDGFVQAVLTGKLAPRFGERRVLLAGMLFGVGAFLVMGVANVGWAFLFGIPLLALWGLAMPPIQSIMTQQVDPSEQGRLQGAIGSLGSFAGIFGPYLFAQIFALSIAPGSPVHLPGAAFVLSAVLMLVGLVVAARVTRNLPAVAAPQPDEAAPVVLTGDLPALAINPLPESLHEPQESHP encoded by the coding sequence ATGCCTGTCGCTCCGCGCCATCGCGCCGCGCTGGCCTTCATCTACGTCACCGTGCTGCTGGACATGCTGGCGTTCGGCATCATCATCCCGGTGCTGCCGCACCTGATCGAGCAGCTGGCCGGCGGCGGCATCGCCCGGGCGGCGTGGTGGGTGGGCATCTTCAGCACGGTGTTCGCGATCGTGCAGTTCGTGTTCTCGCCGGTGCAGGGCGCGCTGTCCGATCGGTTCGGGCGGCGGCCGGTGATCCTGATCTCCAACCTCGGCCTGGCCGTGGACTTCGTGGTGCTGGCGCTGGCGCCTACGCTGTGGATGCTGTTCGCGGCGCGCATCCTGCTGGGCATGACCGCAGCCAGCTTCAGCACGGCCAATGCCTACATCGCCGACATCGTGCCGAAGGAAAAGCGCGCGGCCGCGTTCGGCATCCTCGGCAGCGCATTCGGCCTGGGCTTCATCATCGGCCCGGGCCTGGGCGGTTTCCTGGGCAGCATCGCGCTGCGCCTGCCGTTCTGGGTGGCCGCGGGACTGGCGCTGTGCAACTTCCTGTATGGCTGTTTCGTCCTGCCCGAATCACTGCCGAAGGAACGCCGCACGGCCCGACTCGAATTGCACAGCGCGCATCCGTTCGGCTCGCTGAAACTGCTGCGCCGCCAGCCGCAGGTACTCGGCCTGGCAGTGGTGCTGTTCATGGTCTATCTCGCTCATTACGTGCTGCAGACGGTGTTCGTGCTGTACGCGGATTACCGCTACCACTGGGGTCCGCAGGCGGTCGGCTACGTGCTGATGCTGGTCGGCGGCTGCGACGGTTTCGTGCAGGCAGTGCTCACCGGCAAGCTGGCGCCGCGCTTCGGCGAGCGTCGCGTGCTGCTGGCCGGCATGCTGTTCGGCGTCGGTGCGTTCCTGGTGATGGGCGTGGCCAACGTGGGCTGGGCGTTCCTGTTCGGCATCCCGCTGCTGGCGCTGTGGGGGCTGGCGATGCCGCCGATCCAGTCGATCATGACGCAGCAGGTCGATCCGTCCGAGCAGGGCCGGCTGCAGGGCGCGATCGGCAGCCTGGGCAGTTTCGCGGGCATCTTCGGGCCGTATCTGTTTGCACAGATTTTCGCGTTGTCGATCGCGCCGGGTTCGCCCGTCCATCTGCCAGGCGCCGCGTTCGTGCTTTCGGCCGTGCTGATGCTGGTCGGCCTGGTGGTCGCGGCGCGGGTCACCCGAAACCTGCCCGCCGTCGCCGCACCGCAACCCGACGAGGCCGCGCCCGTCGTGCTCACCGGCGATCTGCCCGCGCTGGCCATCAACCCCTTGCCCGAATCACTTCACGAACCGCAGGAGAGTCACCCATGA
- a CDS encoding DsbA family oxidoreductase, with product MTTPAALRIDFVSDVSCPWCAVGLASLQQALARVDGEISAEIHFQPFELNPQMAAAGEDSTEHLVRKYGSSAEQIDANRAAIRERGAALGFTFNMDRRSRVYNTFDAHRLLHWAGLEGRQLTLKQILLRAYFTDGEDVSAHDTLQRLAIEAGLDGERARQILAGDEYADDVREQERFFTSRGIHSVPATIVNGQHLISGGQPPEAFEQALRQIAVGE from the coding sequence ATGACCACCCCCGCCGCCCTCCGCATCGACTTCGTCTCCGACGTTTCCTGCCCGTGGTGCGCGGTGGGACTGGCTTCGCTGCAGCAGGCGCTGGCCAGGGTCGACGGCGAGATCAGCGCCGAGATCCACTTCCAGCCGTTCGAGCTGAATCCGCAGATGGCAGCCGCAGGCGAGGATTCCACCGAGCACCTGGTGCGCAAGTACGGCAGCAGCGCCGAGCAGATCGACGCCAACCGCGCGGCGATCCGCGAGCGTGGCGCGGCGCTGGGCTTCACCTTCAACATGGATCGGCGCAGCCGCGTCTACAACACCTTCGATGCGCACCGGCTGCTGCACTGGGCCGGGCTGGAAGGTCGCCAGCTGACGCTGAAGCAGATCCTGCTGCGCGCGTACTTCACCGATGGCGAGGACGTCAGCGCGCACGACACCTTGCAGCGCCTGGCCATCGAGGCGGGACTGGACGGTGAGCGCGCACGGCAGATCCTGGCCGGCGACGAGTACGCCGACGACGTCCGCGAGCAGGAACGGTTCTTCACCTCGCGCGGCATCCATTCGGTGCCGGCCACCATCGTCAACGGCCAGCACCTGATTTCCGGTGGCCAGCCGCCAGAGGCGTTCGAGCAGGCCTTGCGGCAGATTGCTGTGGGCGAGTAG
- a CDS encoding NAD(P)/FAD-dependent oxidoreductase encodes MLRLSDLKLPLDHDEAELAAAIRKRLHLAAADIRSYAVARRGHDARKRGAIALIYAVDIDTPREAELLQRYADDPHVQPTPDTDYRFVAKAPAQLAHRPLVIGFGPCGLFVGLVLAQMGFRPIILDRGKAVRERTRDTWDLWRKRELHPESNVQFGEGGAGTFSDGKLYSQIRDPQHHGRKVLTEFVKAGAPEEILYVSKPHIGTFRLVSMVENMRETIESLGGEIRFSQRVDDLLIDTDADGERRVRGVTLASGEQIRSDHVVLALGHSARDTFEMLHARGVYLEAKPFSIGFRIEHPQSVIDRARFGPQAGHPILGAADYKLVHHCKGSHAGNGRSVYSFCMCPGGTVVAATSEPGRVVTNGMSQYSRNERNANAAVVVGIEPSDFAAFDPAGGPLAGIALQRALESHAYALGGENYSAPAQLVGDFLAGRASREFGEVQPSYKPGVMLGSLDSALPDYALAAIREALPAFERQVRGYAMPDAILTGVETRTSSPVRIKRDDSLQSLNTRGLYPAGEGAGYAGGILSAAVDGIRIAEAVALSMTR; translated from the coding sequence ATGCTGCGACTGAGCGACCTCAAGCTGCCCCTCGATCACGACGAGGCCGAACTGGCGGCGGCGATCCGCAAGCGCCTGCACCTCGCGGCGGCCGACATCCGCAGCTACGCCGTGGCGCGGCGCGGTCATGACGCGCGCAAGCGCGGCGCGATCGCGCTGATCTATGCGGTGGACATCGACACGCCGCGCGAAGCCGAGCTGCTGCAGCGCTACGCCGACGATCCGCACGTGCAACCGACGCCAGACACCGACTACCGCTTCGTGGCGAAGGCGCCCGCGCAACTGGCCCATCGTCCCCTGGTGATCGGCTTCGGCCCCTGCGGGCTGTTCGTGGGACTGGTCCTGGCCCAGATGGGCTTTCGCCCGATCATCCTCGACCGGGGCAAGGCCGTGCGCGAGCGCACCAGGGACACCTGGGACCTGTGGCGCAAGCGCGAGCTGCATCCGGAGTCCAACGTGCAGTTCGGCGAGGGCGGCGCCGGCACGTTTTCCGACGGCAAGCTGTACAGCCAGATCCGCGATCCGCAGCACCATGGCCGCAAGGTGCTGACCGAGTTCGTCAAGGCCGGCGCGCCGGAGGAAATCCTCTACGTCAGCAAGCCGCACATCGGCACCTTCCGGCTGGTGTCGATGGTGGAGAACATGCGCGAGACGATCGAGTCGCTGGGCGGCGAGATCCGCTTCAGCCAGCGCGTGGACGACCTGCTGATCGACACCGACGCGGACGGCGAACGCCGCGTGCGCGGCGTCACCCTGGCCAGCGGCGAGCAGATCCGCTCCGACCACGTGGTGCTGGCGCTGGGCCACAGCGCACGCGACACTTTCGAGATGCTGCACGCCCGCGGCGTCTATCTCGAGGCGAAGCCGTTCTCGATCGGCTTCCGCATCGAACATCCGCAATCGGTGATCGATCGCGCCCGCTTCGGCCCGCAAGCCGGCCATCCCATTCTTGGTGCGGCCGACTACAAGCTGGTGCATCACTGCAAGGGCAGCCACGCGGGCAACGGCCGCTCGGTGTACAGCTTCTGCATGTGCCCCGGCGGCACCGTGGTGGCGGCCACCAGCGAACCGGGCCGCGTGGTCACCAACGGCATGAGCCAGTATTCGCGCAACGAGCGCAACGCGAACGCGGCGGTGGTGGTCGGCATCGAGCCGTCGGACTTTGCCGCGTTCGATCCCGCCGGCGGCCCGCTGGCCGGCATCGCGCTGCAACGCGCGCTGGAAAGCCACGCCTATGCGCTGGGTGGCGAAAATTACAGCGCGCCGGCGCAGCTGGTCGGCGATTTCCTCGCCGGCCGCGCCTCGCGCGAGTTCGGCGAGGTGCAGCCGTCGTACAAGCCCGGCGTGATGCTTGGCAGCCTGGACAGCGCCCTGCCCGACTACGCCCTCGCCGCGATCCGCGAAGCGCTGCCCGCATTCGAACGGCAGGTCCGCGGCTACGCGATGCCCGATGCGATCCTCACCGGCGTGGAGACGCGCACCTCCTCGCCCGTGCGCATCAAGCGCGACGACAGCCTGCAAAGCCTCAACACCCGCGGCCTGTATCCCGCCGGCGAAGGCGCGGGTTACGCCGGCGGCATCCTCTCCGCCGCGGTGGACGGGATCAGGATCGCCGAGGCGGTGGCCTTGAGCATGACCCGGTGA
- the dinG gene encoding ATP-dependent DNA helicase DinG, protein MLADTTKDAIRAAYARLKDGLPGFRARASQGKMIAEVAKAFGQTGGVAVIEAPTGTGKSMAYLIAGVEVARAQKKKLLIATATVALQEQLVQRDIPLYLQLNGIEAKVALAKGRGRYLCPRNLLMAANSIHDAQMGLAGFESDLMLWAKPPQARDKQSLAKLRVAFDHNEWNGDMDSAPEPVSDLLRPMITTSAGGCTGRKCGQFMNCPFFAARRAVDDAEIIVANQDLVLADLTMPGEGGAEGVQGWGGVILPRPDETLYIFDEGHHVPGKAIDRGAAEVYMTATVRQLSRLGRQVHAAYSLTDKERLGKLGLDQGDEKLQELSNTLEELEKEIRLAWLPDPAENEPMYRGSLGQLPEPWVEHARMLDLLTGEVQRWLAAVRRAVVEMTDGGPTQEALSRELGLALERIGKQAACWRAWSSEDSDNTPPMARWVTLGADQQLVCHASAVSAAGLLRNVLWDNASGVVMTSATLSAGGNFRGFADAVGLPNDAVTLSLPSPFDLAAQARLEVPAMRTLPDAREAHAEEISEWLADNLDWDAGNLVLFTSRQKLDRVLQKLPIAQVRKVRAQGSLGKSQLVAEHCADIEAGKGSTLFGLASFGEGLDLPGKFCETVVITQLPFAVPTDPVGATYAEWLESRGRNPFIEVSIPEATRLLTQYCGRLIRNETDHGRIVLLDRRVVTKRYGAGMLRALPPFERVIERTA, encoded by the coding sequence ATGCTTGCCGACACCACCAAAGACGCCATCCGCGCCGCCTACGCGCGCCTGAAGGACGGCCTGCCCGGTTTCCGGGCGCGCGCCTCGCAGGGAAAGATGATCGCCGAAGTGGCCAAGGCCTTCGGCCAGACCGGCGGCGTGGCGGTGATCGAGGCGCCCACCGGCACCGGCAAGTCGATGGCCTACCTGATCGCCGGCGTCGAGGTGGCGCGCGCGCAGAAGAAGAAGCTGCTGATCGCCACCGCCACGGTGGCGCTGCAGGAGCAATTGGTGCAACGGGACATCCCGCTGTACCTGCAGCTCAACGGCATCGAGGCCAAGGTGGCGCTGGCCAAGGGCCGTGGTCGCTACCTGTGCCCGCGCAACCTGCTGATGGCCGCCAACAGCATCCACGACGCGCAGATGGGCCTGGCCGGCTTCGAATCGGACCTGATGCTGTGGGCGAAGCCGCCACAGGCGCGCGACAAGCAGTCGCTGGCGAAGCTGCGCGTGGCGTTCGACCACAACGAGTGGAACGGCGACATGGACAGCGCGCCCGAACCGGTCAGCGACCTGCTGCGGCCGATGATCACCACCAGCGCCGGAGGCTGCACCGGACGCAAGTGCGGGCAGTTCATGAACTGCCCGTTCTTCGCCGCGCGCCGCGCGGTCGACGACGCCGAGATCATCGTGGCCAACCAGGATCTGGTGCTGGCCGACCTGACCATGCCGGGCGAAGGCGGCGCCGAGGGCGTGCAGGGCTGGGGTGGCGTGATCCTGCCGCGGCCGGACGAAACGCTGTACATCTTCGACGAAGGCCACCACGTGCCGGGCAAGGCGATCGACCGCGGCGCCGCCGAGGTCTACATGACCGCCACCGTGCGCCAGCTGAGCCGGCTCGGCCGGCAGGTGCACGCGGCCTATTCGCTGACCGACAAGGAACGCCTGGGCAAGCTCGGCCTCGACCAGGGCGACGAGAAACTGCAGGAACTCAGCAACACGCTGGAGGAACTGGAGAAGGAAATCCGCCTGGCCTGGCTGCCCGATCCGGCCGAGAACGAACCGATGTACCGGGGCTCGCTGGGGCAGTTGCCCGAGCCGTGGGTGGAACACGCCCGCATGCTCGACCTGCTCACCGGCGAGGTGCAGCGCTGGCTGGCTGCGGTGCGTCGCGCCGTGGTCGAGATGACCGATGGCGGGCCGACCCAGGAAGCCTTGTCGCGCGAGCTGGGCCTGGCGCTGGAGCGCATCGGCAAGCAGGCCGCGTGCTGGCGTGCATGGTCCAGTGAGGACTCCGACAACACCCCGCCCATGGCGCGCTGGGTCACGCTTGGCGCGGACCAGCAGCTGGTCTGCCACGCCTCGGCGGTGTCCGCCGCGGGCCTGCTGCGCAACGTGCTGTGGGACAACGCCAGCGGCGTGGTGATGACCTCGGCCACGTTGAGCGCGGGCGGCAACTTCCGCGGCTTCGCCGACGCCGTCGGCCTGCCCAACGACGCGGTGACCTTGAGCCTGCCCTCGCCGTTCGACCTTGCCGCACAGGCCCGGCTGGAAGTCCCGGCGATGCGCACCCTGCCCGACGCACGCGAGGCGCACGCCGAGGAAATCAGCGAGTGGCTAGCCGACAACCTCGACTGGGATGCCGGCAACCTGGTGCTGTTCACCTCGCGCCAGAAACTCGACCGCGTGCTGCAGAAACTGCCGATCGCCCAGGTGCGCAAGGTGCGCGCCCAGGGTTCGCTGGGCAAGTCGCAACTGGTCGCCGAGCACTGCGCCGACATCGAGGCGGGCAAGGGCAGCACGCTGTTCGGGCTGGCCTCGTTCGGCGAGGGCCTCGATCTTCCGGGCAAGTTCTGCGAGACGGTGGTGATCACCCAGTTGCCGTTCGCGGTGCCCACCGATCCGGTCGGCGCCACCTACGCCGAGTGGCTGGAGTCGCGCGGGCGCAATCCGTTCATCGAGGTCAGCATCCCCGAAGCCACGCGACTGCTCACGCAATATTGCGGCCGCCTGATCCGCAACGAGACCGACCACGGCCGCATCGTGCTGCTGGACCGCCGCGTGGTCACCAAGCGCTACGGCGCCGGCATGCTGCGCGCGCTGCCGCCGTTCGAGCGCGTCATCGAGAGAACCGCATGA
- a CDS encoding HutD family protein produces the protein MIIRLADCPSQPWKNGLGRTREIAVHPALAHGDDFDWRVSIAEVDSAAPFSLFPGIDRQIALLDGAGFTMTLDDGRIHALTTPFAPFAFPGEAKVTVALAGGPTRDFNLMLRRARVRGEVQAWTEAGTRMMAAGTALVFCARGAIDTADGRLQAGDAWRPDAAAAVGITLHDATVALVVRVEAVAG, from the coding sequence ATGATCATCCGCCTCGCCGATTGCCCGTCGCAGCCGTGGAAGAACGGCCTGGGTCGCACCCGCGAAATAGCCGTCCATCCGGCGCTGGCCCACGGCGACGATTTCGACTGGCGGGTCAGCATCGCCGAGGTCGACAGCGCGGCGCCGTTCTCGCTTTTCCCGGGCATCGACCGGCAGATCGCCCTGCTCGACGGCGCCGGCTTCACGATGACGCTGGACGATGGCCGCATCCATGCGCTGACCACGCCGTTCGCCCCGTTCGCCTTTCCCGGCGAAGCGAAGGTCACCGTGGCCCTGGCCGGCGGCCCTACCCGCGACTTCAACCTGATGCTGCGCCGCGCCCGGGTGCGTGGCGAGGTGCAGGCCTGGACGGAAGCCGGCACGCGCATGATGGCCGCCGGCACCGCCCTGGTGTTCTGTGCCCGCGGCGCGATCGATACCGCCGACGGGCGGCTGCAGGCCGGCGACGCCTGGCGCCCCGATGCGGCCGCCGCGGTCGGGATCACCCTGCATGACGCCACCGTGGCCCTGGTCGTCCGGGTCGAGGCCGTGGCCGGCTGA
- a CDS encoding EAL domain-containing protein, with amino-acid sequence MKQAGAVGSASYEGAQQLSWLARLIIAHTPEEVATGVAGLVRAHPDCLAAEVLWGSGALEYVQQHSPGLVAAADAPWLDAARASSQPLWHADGRRAAVRLCEQPEPVLLVVRTAHPASGLFEALQEPLTLAGQLLQRALEWVELRDSHEQLERSENLQRALFAISDLAGSERDMPDMLRGIHAIVSTLMYAENMFIVTRNAGENTVRFLYYVDVMDPAIPGDGQDMPMSAIEHTLTWYVMRDGNARMGDAEELRNQAPGPVAVIGPDSHDWLGVPMLRDGHVGGALVVQSYQQNIGFSEEDLALLQFVGSHILTALERKQGKDELERQVQQRTVQLAEANRGLQMEVIERQRAEHLQAALFRIAEMATADIDQDAFYRRVHGVVGELLNAENFFIALLSDDRQKLTFPYSVDAVLAPPAERPLGRGLSEYVLRQGTELRLDNAQIEELERQGEIAPGRMGSPAMCWLGVPLVVGDEVIGLVTVQSYRPDVVYGAADQELLSFAASQIANSLSRRRSAETLRRAYGELEQRVEERTLALRKEIIERERMQDQLRHQVMHDSLTGLPNRSYLRDRIDRVLATMRHHPDQCCALLYLDVDRFKIINDSLGHLAGDEVLKEVANRLAACVRHPDLVARLAGDEFAILLEQEELPPAATTVAQRVLDALGPPMLVAGKELQVTASVGIAMGDDHYATADEMLRDADIALYRAKELGRKRFAMFDETLAKNVVDVLAMEGELRQALQHDQFEPYFQPICALDGSDRVLGYEALIRWNHPRRGVLVPGDFLKIAEDSGLVEAIDWRMFELSCRELLRHGDGEAFMTINVSALHLRHADFDRRLVQLLETTGLPPSRLVVEVTEGALLDNPEHVRATLDRLRLIGVGAALDDFGTGYSSLSYLHSLPLRILKIDRAFVHELDKGANTSGTTVVAAILALARALNIQVIAEGIETPIQRGALIAMGCEMGQGYLLGRPAPIARPSAAIGGAA; translated from the coding sequence ATGAAGCAGGCGGGCGCGGTCGGCTCGGCATCGTACGAGGGAGCGCAGCAGCTGAGCTGGCTGGCTCGGCTGATCATCGCGCATACCCCGGAGGAAGTGGCCACCGGCGTGGCCGGCCTGGTCAGGGCGCATCCGGATTGCCTGGCGGCCGAAGTCCTGTGGGGCAGCGGTGCCCTGGAGTACGTGCAGCAGCACAGCCCGGGGCTGGTGGCGGCAGCCGACGCGCCCTGGCTCGATGCCGCGCGCGCCAGCTCGCAGCCGCTGTGGCATGCCGACGGTCGCCGCGCCGCCGTGCGGCTGTGCGAGCAGCCCGAACCCGTGCTGCTGGTGGTGCGCACGGCGCACCCGGCGTCCGGCCTGTTCGAGGCGTTGCAGGAGCCGCTGACGCTCGCCGGGCAACTGCTGCAGCGGGCGCTGGAATGGGTGGAACTGCGCGATTCGCACGAACAGCTGGAGCGCTCGGAGAACCTGCAGCGCGCGCTGTTCGCGATCTCCGACCTGGCCGGCTCCGAACGCGACATGCCGGACATGCTGCGTGGCATCCATGCCATCGTCAGCACGCTGATGTACGCGGAAAACATGTTCATCGTGACGCGCAACGCGGGCGAAAACACGGTGCGCTTCCTCTACTACGTCGATGTCATGGACCCCGCCATCCCCGGCGACGGCCAAGACATGCCGATGAGTGCGATCGAGCACACGCTGACCTGGTACGTGATGCGCGACGGCAATGCGCGGATGGGCGACGCGGAGGAGCTGCGCAACCAAGCGCCGGGCCCGGTGGCCGTGATCGGACCGGACAGCCACGACTGGCTCGGCGTGCCGATGCTGCGCGACGGTCATGTCGGCGGCGCGCTGGTGGTGCAGAGCTACCAGCAGAACATCGGCTTCAGCGAGGAAGATCTCGCCCTGCTGCAGTTCGTCGGCAGCCACATCCTCACCGCGCTGGAGCGCAAGCAGGGCAAGGACGAACTCGAACGCCAGGTGCAGCAACGCACCGTGCAGCTGGCCGAGGCCAATCGCGGCCTGCAGATGGAAGTGATCGAACGGCAGCGCGCCGAGCATCTGCAGGCAGCGCTGTTCCGGATCGCCGAGATGGCCACCGCCGACATCGATCAGGACGCCTTCTACCGACGCGTGCACGGCGTGGTGGGCGAGCTGCTGAATGCGGAGAACTTCTTCATCGCGCTGCTTTCCGACGATCGCCAGAAGCTGACCTTTCCCTACTCGGTGGACGCCGTGCTGGCGCCGCCGGCCGAGCGTCCGCTGGGCCGCGGCCTTAGCGAGTACGTGCTGCGCCAGGGTACCGAGTTGCGGCTGGACAATGCGCAGATCGAGGAGCTCGAACGACAGGGCGAGATCGCGCCCGGCCGCATGGGCTCGCCGGCGATGTGCTGGCTGGGCGTGCCGCTGGTCGTCGGTGACGAGGTGATCGGCCTGGTCACCGTGCAGAGCTACCGGCCCGACGTGGTGTACGGGGCGGCCGACCAGGAATTGCTGAGTTTTGCCGCATCGCAGATCGCCAACAGCCTGAGCCGTCGGCGCTCGGCCGAGACATTGCGGCGCGCCTACGGCGAGCTGGAGCAGCGGGTGGAGGAACGCACGCTGGCGCTGCGCAAGGAAATCATCGAGCGCGAGCGCATGCAGGACCAGCTGCGCCATCAGGTCATGCACGATTCGCTGACCGGCCTGCCCAATCGCAGCTACCTGCGCGACCGCATCGATCGTGTACTCGCCACGATGCGGCACCACCCGGACCAGTGCTGCGCGCTGCTGTACCTGGACGTCGACCGCTTCAAGATCATCAACGACAGCCTCGGCCACCTTGCCGGCGACGAAGTGCTGAAGGAAGTGGCGAACCGCCTCGCCGCCTGCGTGCGCCATCCCGACCTGGTGGCGCGGCTGGCCGGTGATGAATTCGCGATCCTGCTGGAACAGGAAGAGCTGCCGCCAGCGGCCACCACGGTAGCGCAGCGCGTGCTGGATGCGCTGGGCCCACCGATGCTGGTGGCCGGCAAGGAGCTGCAGGTGACCGCCAGCGTCGGCATCGCGATGGGCGACGACCACTACGCCACCGCCGACGAGATGCTGCGCGATGCGGACATCGCGCTGTATCGCGCCAAGGAACTTGGCCGCAAGCGCTTCGCGATGTTCGACGAGACCCTGGCCAAGAACGTGGTCGACGTGCTGGCGATGGAAGGCGAGTTGCGCCAGGCCTTGCAGCACGACCAGTTCGAGCCGTACTTCCAGCCGATCTGCGCGCTGGACGGGAGTGACCGCGTGCTCGGCTACGAGGCGCTGATCCGCTGGAACCATCCCCGGCGCGGCGTGCTGGTTCCCGGCGATTTCCTGAAGATCGCCGAGGACAGCGGCCTGGTCGAGGCGATCGACTGGCGCATGTTCGAACTGAGCTGCCGGGAACTGCTGCGCCATGGCGACGGCGAGGCGTTCATGACCATCAACGTGTCGGCCCTGCACCTGCGCCACGCCGATTTCGATCGCCGCCTGGTGCAGCTGCTGGAAACCACCGGGCTGCCGCCGTCGCGGCTGGTGGTGGAAGTCACCGAGGGCGCCCTGCTGGACAATCCCGAACACGTGCGGGCCACGCTGGACCGCCTGCGGTTGATCGGCGTCGGCGCCGCGCTGGACGACTTCGGCACCGGCTATTCGTCGCTGAGCTACCTGCATTCGCTGCCGCTGCGCATCCTGAAGATCGACCGCGCCTTCGTGCACGAGCTGGACAAGGGCGCGAACACCTCGGGCACCACGGTGGTCGCCGCGATCCTGGCGCTGGCGCGGGCGCTGAACATCCAGGTGATCGCCGAGGGCATCGAGACGCCGATCCAGCGCGGCGCGCTGATCGCGATGGGTTGCGAGATGGGCCAGGGCTACCTGCTCGGCCGCCCCGCACCGATCGCCCGGCCATCGGCGGCCATCGGTGGTGCGGCCTGA